The Gossypium arboreum isolate Shixiya-1 chromosome 6, ASM2569848v2, whole genome shotgun sequence DNA window GTTTTTGTGGGACGGGTTAACTGGTTATATAATGTGGCTTTTTTCTTATGCTGGCTTTTTGTAGTTTTTTTTGACTAGGTTGTTTAAATTGATATGCTGTTGGCATGATTATCTTTGATCTTTTTTTAGCTTTGAATTTATGTTTGTTTAACATGTAAAATGCTTATTTGTTCTGAAAGTTATTTTACCTAGTTAGTTGGGTTGGCTTATTGATATTGTATATACTAATAATCTCAGGTTGCTGCAAGGGCTTTTCATGAGTATCAGTTTCTTCCAGAGCATTCAAGTCTTAGATCTGATGCATATGGACTTGTTACTCAGTCTCATTTTCATGAATCCCCAGTCAGTGGTGTGAGGGGTAGAGCTTCACCGTTTGTGCATGGAGAGGAACCATTGTCCAGGATTCATGGCATTCAAGGTCATGGATCTCGAGCTCGCGTGTTACCTCAGCAAGGAATAATTCCTTCATCATCTCATGTGGCTGATGATTCTCTTGCAGAAAGGAATTCATTTACAAATGGGAGAAATGCTCCGTCTATTTGCCATCCGGTGTTGGGGTCTGAAGATTCATATATGCTGTCTGCTGAGCAATCCTTGAATAATGATGCTGATCCACGGATCGATAGGAAACGCAAGGTGTCTAGCTTGGTataatatgttatatatattaccTATTTCCTTCCTTGATTCTAATTCTGTATATCATTTATTTcgtttatcatttttttttcttgtagAGTGATGAAACTAGAATTGCAAAGGAAGTTGAGGCACATGAGAACAGGATTCGTAAAGAGCTTGAGAAACTAGACCATAAAAGGCGAAAGGTTTTctgttttttaaattattattgaccACGAACATTGCTTCCAAGGGAATCCTCTATATTCACTCATATCATTAAAATTGTTTTTCTCAGAGTGAAGAGAGGATGAGGAAAGAAATGGAAAGGCTTGAACGTGAAAGAAGGAAGGAAGAAGAGAGGTTGATGCGTGAGAAGCAGCGGGAAGAAGAGAGAACACAACGAGAGCAGAAACGTGAAATGGAAAGAAGACAAAAGTTTTTGCAGAAAGAATACTTGAGAGTAAGAATATTTTGCAAATGATGTCCTGACCTTAATCATAAGTGATGAatattttctttctcctttctagTCATGATGAatattttctttctcctttctagTCATGACTTTTAATTTTGGGGTTTACCTTTAGGCTGAGAAAAAGAGACAAAAGGAAGAGCTGCGAAGAGAGAGAGAGGAGGAGAGACGTAGAGTTGCCAGGGAAAAGGCAACTGCACGGAAAATTGCTAAAGAGTCTATGGATCTTCTTGAAGATGAACAGCTAGAACTCATGGAGTTGGCTGCTGCTAGGAAGGGAATATACTCAATTATTCATCTAGAACATGATACCTTGCAAAATCTTGAGTCATTTAGAGGTAAATATCACTTGAAGTCTTGAATTGCATTTGTCTACTTGCTTTTATTTAATTTGGCTTTGATTGGTGAGCTTTTTGGATCTCCACagttgaaaataatatattttcagATTTTCCTGAGATTTATTTTTCCCCATTCTATGGTAAATCTCACTTGAATTGCATTTGTTGTACTTTGATTGGTAAGCATTTTGGATAGCAGAAAAGTCTTTCAGATTCTATTGATCTTTTTCATTTGAATGAAAATAGTTGATGCCACTAATATAATGAATGTTTCTAAGTGGTTTGTTGGAGTAATTTTATGTTCCCTGTAAagaacaattaaaataatttactgTTTAGGAGGGATATGATACTAGGTGTACTTAGGGTTGAGTAGTTGATCGAGTTGAGTCAAGTTGGGTGAAAAAAATTCAAGTTAGTTGAGTTTACTAGTCTTATTTTTTCAACTAAACCTgatttgaaattttattgaatcgagtcaaaagaaaagaaattttgaGTCAAGTCGAATAAATCATtcgagttaaaataaatattcaatcaTATTTAGTATGATGAAGGAAGTCCTATAGTATTTTACTTGAATTAAAGTCCACTTTAAAAATTAGAAATCATCATGAGACACAATTTTAAATGGAAAATTGTTTAATGAAAAGGTTAATACCTTGAGACTTGAAATCTCACTCTTAGCTATCAACAAgtgattctaaaaaaaaaaaaaaacaatgagaGAAAGTTAGGGAATTTCACCAAAAAATAATAGAACATGTGTTTAGACTAATAGATCGAAAAGCCATACTAGTTAGATGACTAATCTGAACATTCAATACCAACATCAACGAGTCTTCTAGTTTTTGTAAAAAAATCAGCTTGATTGGACCACGGGTGATCTTTCGAATGTTGACTTGATCAAAACTTTGCACAATAGGTAGGGttgaattatatttaattatttgaattattcgagttatttgaaCAACTCGAGTTGTACATTTTAAATCCGAGCTAAACTATTGAACTTAACTATTTAATCGAGTTGACTTGAACaactcaaactatttaatttgaaatttaaaaatttaattggtTTTTCAAATTGAGTTGGATTCTGCTCAccctaggtatactagtcatatATCTATCACTTGGATTTGCAGAAAGATTGTGATATGTTTCCCTTGctgtttattcttatttttaatgattcttggatttttcaATTCTTGATGGGTTTTAGCTGCTGATAACCCTAATATTTCTGTTTTAGATTCATTAAGCGTGTTCCCGCCCAAGTCTGTGCAATTGAAAGGACCATTTGACATTCAACCGTGGATTGATTCAGAGGAGAATGTTGGGAATCTTCTCATGGTATAACATACTTGCCGGTTTTTCATCTGCTATAAGTTACATATCTAGTGATCTTTATATCTTTGAGTTTGTTTCCTAAATGATTTAaggtaaaattataaatatagcCACTTTTATTTCTAAAGGTAAAAGGACTATTAACACAGTTTCCTTTATCAGGCATGGAGATTTTTGATTACTTTTGCTGATATTCTCAGACTATGGCCTTTTACTCTTGATGAGTTTGTCCAAGCTTTTCATGACTATGTAAGTATCCAATGGAATgccttgttttctaattttcaTTTTTTGTTCAGCTTCCTAGATGTGATATTGTTACAAATTTAACACCAGGATTCAAGGTTGTTGGGTGAGATTCATGTTGCTATTTTGAGATCAATAATAAAAGATATTGAAGATGTTGCAAGAACACCAGCAACTGGATTAGGGATGAATCAGTACTGTTCTGCCAACCCTGAAGGTGGACACCTTCAGATTGTTGAAGGGGTAAGTGGTGTTATAGGTTTTTCATGTTGCTTATTTTCATTGCTGCTGAACCATTTTGCATTTGGTGTTTGCCAGGCATATTCCTGGGGTTTTGACATCCGGAATTGGCAGCATCACTTGAATCCACTGACATGGCCTGAAATTTTCCGGCAATTAGCAATCTCTGCTGGTTTTGGACCTCAGTTGAAGAAACAAAATGCAACATGGACATACACGGGTGATAATGATGAGGTTGTTGTAACTTTATTGCAGTCCTCTCTTTCTGCATAATGACGATCAACTTCTTTCTCCTTTAACAGTATTTAGTGTGTCTGTTTGTCTGTATATgtatgtttattttttttatctgGACCTGCAGGGTAAAGGTTGTGCTGATGTAGTTTCTACTCTACGCAATGGTTCAGCAGCTGAGAATGCATTTGCATTGATGCGAGAGAAGGGTCTGTTACTTCCTAGGAGATCGAGGCATCGTTTGACACCTGGAACTGTCAAATTTGCAGCTTTTCATGTTCTTTCGCTGGAGGGAAGCAAAGGATTAACAGTTCTAGAACTTGCAGATAAGATTCAGGTGAGTTTGGGTTGTGTTCCTATTTAATGTCAAATtaatttgaatgtttacttaCCTTTTCCTAATTTATCTGTTTCCTATTAGAAATCTGGACTTCGGGACCTTACAACAAGCAAGACTCCGGAGGCTTCTATTTCAGTTGCTTTGACAAGGGATGGAAAGCTCTTTGAAAGAATAGCTCCTTCAACTTATTGTGTACGACCTGCCTATAGGAAAGATCCCGCTGATGCAGAGGCCATACTAGCAACTGCAAGGAGAAAGATTCGGCAATTTGAGAATGGATTTTTAGGTGGAGAAGATGCTGATGAAGTTGAAAGAGATGAGGTGGAAAGAGATGATGTTGAAAGAGATGAAGACTCTGAATGTGATGTTGATGAGGATCCTGAAGTTGATGATATAGCTACTCCTTCAAATGTAAACAAAGATGCTGACTACCCTAAGAATGAAGTAAATACTTGTTTAGGAAGTAAAAATTTCCATGCCTCAGCTGATGATGAATTGGATGTTCCGGCTGAATTTGATAAGGATTTTCCACCTTTCCCTTCAAATACTGTGAAGGTTGATAATGATCCAAGTAATACTGGACAATATGTTGCCAGTGAGGAGAATGGAACAGGCAATCCTGATCAACAGAATATTGAAATTGATGAAAGTGAGTCTGGTGAGTCGTGGATTCAGGGTCTTTCAGAAGGCGAATATTCTCATCTTAGTGTCGAGGAGCGCCTTAATGCCCTTGTTGCCTTAATTGGTATTGCAAATGAAGGGAACTCTATTCGTGCTGTGCTTGAGGTAGATCTTTAGCTACAGTTTTGTATGACTGTTCTGTTGCTTGCTTATCATTTTCTTCTTTGTAATTTTGATTTATGAATTTCGCAGGATCGTCTGGAAGCAGCAAATGCTCTTAAAAAGCAAATGTGGGCTGAGGCTCAGCTTGACAAAAGTCGTCTGAAGGAAGAATGTATAATTAAAATGGATTTTCCACCTGTCATGGGAATCAAGACTGAAGCTCAACTGCCTAATTCTGCCGTGGAAGGCAGCCGAAGTCCATTTCCTGTTGCTGATAATAAAAATGATGAGGCATCTCCAAGCATTCCAGAAGACCAAAAACCCTTGCTATGTTCACAAAATGTTCAAAATGACCTCAATAGTTATCCTGCTGAAAGGGCCTTGGTACTTCAAGATGCCTCCATGGGTCCAGAAAACTTCTGTGCTCAGCAGCATGGATATGCTTCGAAAAGATCACGCTCACAGTTGAAATCATACATAGCCCACAGAGCGGAAGAGATGTATGTATACAGGTCCTTACCTCTTGGCCAAGATCGTAGGCGAAATAGATACTGGCAGTTTGTTGCTTCTGCTTCTAAAAATGATCCTTGTTCCGGCCAGATATTCGTTGAACTACATGACAGAAAATGGAGGCTGATTGATTCTGAAGAGGTACGCTATACTCATTAGAAAGGGAACTCTGTTGATATATGTTGGAATGAATTGCTAGACTAATCAGAAGAATAGAACTTTTATAACTTAAATCTGAATTTTTTTGACAATGTATTCCCTCAATTTCTTTGTAGGCTTTTGATGCTCTCTTGGCATCTTTGGATGCACGAGGAATCAGGGAATCTCATTTACGGATAATGTTGCGAAAGATTGAATCCTCCTTCAAAGAAAATGTTCGTAGGAACTTGCACTCTGCCAGGGCTATGGGCCGAAGTGGAAACTCCTCTGAGAATGAAGCTTCTGAAATTGATTCCGGTCCTGATTTTAGTGGCAGTTTTGACAGTCCTCGTAATGGGATCTGTGGGTTGAATTCTGATGCATCAGAGACATTACCTTGTTTCAAAATTCAGCTTGGGAGAAACGAAAATGAGAGAAAGTCGGCCATGAAAAGGTATCAAGATTTCCAGAGGTGGATGTGGAATGAATGTTACAATTCCTCGACTTTGTGTGCCATGAAATATGAAAAGAAGAGATGTACGCAGCTATTGGCTGTTTGTGATACTTGCCTTGGCTCTCATATGCCGGAGGATGTGCATTGTAGTTACTGCCACCAGACGTTTCGCGCCTTTAAcaataattttaatttctatGATCATGAGATTCGGTGCAAAGAAAACAGGAAGCTAGACAACAAGGATAAACATACTCTCGATTCTTCTCTCCCCATGGGAATCAACTTACTAAAGTCCTTTTGTGCTCTAGTTGAGGTGAGTTAAAACAACAGCTTACTTTCGAATTTCCTATATAAAATGGAATTCAAATTCTATGTTTTTGTCTCAAACTTTTACCTTTGCAGGTATCTATTCCGCCAGAAGCCCTTGATTCAATGTGGGTGGAGGGCCAGCGAAAGATGTGGGGCAGGAAGCTTAATGCATCTTCTTCCGCAGATGAACTCCTAAAGGTTTTCATTTATTTGAAATAGTTCTAAATTCCGAAAACAATCCATTTAATTAAGGCTTTTATTTGTGGATTTCTCCTATTACTGTGATCAAATTGGGATCTCAACAATTTTTGCTTCGTAAGTTGATGAAGAAGTTAGCGGTTATTGCTAATAGACTAAAAGACTGCCATTTGATTGCATTCTCAAATGAAACATTGTGCGAACTTTGTATCTTATCTCTTAACTCGAGCATTTAGACTTTTAATAGCATTTGCCTCTTTCTCTTGTTTTATGCAATTTTGATGTTGGTCTCACTCGAATGTCATGTTGGCGTTGCAGCTGTTGACACAGCTTGAGAGTGCCATAAAACGAGATTATTTATCGTCCAACTTTGAAACAACAAAGGAGTTATTGGGTTCTAGTCTTCAGTCAGAGAATGATTCTTCTACTGTTTCTGTGCTTCCATGGATACCCCAAACCACTCCAGCTGTAGCTTTAAGGCTTTTGGAGCTTGATTCGTCCATCATGTATGTAAAACCAGAGAAAGTCGAGCCTCCGGAGAACAGGGAAGCTAGAGCATCATATATAGTGAGTGGTTCTCGATACTTTTTTCTCCCTTCTTCGAGTCTAATATACTAATATATGGGTACATTTTACTGTGGTCTATCAAATGTAAGCTAAACGTTTTTGTTGAATATGCAGAAGCTTCCTTCGAGAACCTCTCTTTTCATCAAGAATAAAGAGCTTGGATTAAAAGAGCTAGACCAAGATGAGCCTATGAAAGAAAACTTTACCGACCTGAGTAACAGTAAACGCAGCAGCTATAAACGGGGAAGAGGCGCTCGTGAGCAAGGATCTGGTAGAAAGTGGCAGAGGAAAGGTTCTGGTTCCAAATCTGATGCCGGCAAGCAAAGTGTTAGAGAAAACAATAATTTAAGTTTCCAGCTCAAACAACAGAGCCAAAGAACCGGTCAGAGTTCTGGACATGGCCGTCGAACAGTTAGAAAGAGAGCTGAAAGTAGAGCTGCTAATAGTACAACCATGGCTCGGATGAGTAATGTGGTTAAACCAAAGGCTGATGCGATATCTGTACGAGATTTGGATGAAGAATGGAGGGCTGAAAGATTTGGGATGATGGCAACGGTAAATCCTCCTGATAGTAACAGTACGGAAGAGGAGTCGGATGACGATGGGCAAGGTGAAGGATACGGACAAGGAAACTGGGAGCTAGATCTTAATGGTGCCTCTAATGGGTGGAGTCGAGAACCGATGGAAGCTAGCTATGAAGAGGATGATGCTTATGAAGATGATAATGGCATTGAACAGGTGGTAGAAGAAGAATCCGATGGCGATTTGGAGATGAGTGATGCATCTGATGATGTCCCAAATGAAACTAGAAACGATGATGTCTTGGACTCGGCAGATTCCGAAGATTATAGTGATTAAACGAAGGGTTTTTCGACGGAAATTAGTTTAGATTGTACCACTTAGGGCATTTACACTCGTAACTCGAGCCGAATTCGAATTTAGTAATACTCAACTCAAACGACTTGAAAGCTTTGagctttttatttttaacatgtatttcaaatgtttttatattattaaattacattattatctttatgtaaatattattaaCTTTAAGCTTATTATTGAGCCGATTCAGTTAAGTTTAAGTTTGGATATGAATAAATTTAATCGAGCTTGAGTACAAATATTAATAAATGAGTTTAATCAAACTCGAGTATAAAAATAGATGTTTGATTGAATTTGAACCGAGTAATGAGTTTTGGATTTTGagtcgaatttaaaacttattaGTATTTGAGTACAATTTAGTTTGATtatacaaaataataaattaatagccAAAATGGAACATGACATAAACAAGTTACTTTTTGAAGACAATGAATTACAGTCCGATTTCAAAGAATTTTCAAGCTCAGACTTGTTTTTAAGCCGGCTCGATCCAACACAAAAATTGTTTCTTTATTCAAAatactaataaaattttaaaatatatttttatattaatatttatatattcttataattaaatttaaaattatattttattacttaAATTTAATTCTGCCacccaaaataataaattaaattattattattctaaaacATAAATgtagtaaaataagaaaagatgaaGTTTGACCCaatttttaaggactaaattgaatacaaTAATCAAAACTAAATTGTAGATTAGATATTTTTAGGCAACCTTTAACCTCTACTCATAAAATTGTCGTAATTCCCAACTTGTAGAGCCAAATCTTgtataaaatatttgttttaaattgagTTTATATTTCACACaccaataataaaaaataataatttcgaAAATGAGGTTAAAACTCAATCAtaatcttttttttcctttttagtgttttatttaattatagatCTTCACCTCCTaatacaaaattatttttcttattggCATAATGTGAAATTTAGTCATCAacatttatacattttattaatttGGTCATTATTCATTTTTGAAATAAATTCAATCATCAACTTTTTGAAAAAAGtctaattactttttttttaatgaaaaatattgaTTAAAACGTTAAAGTTTTACATCAGCCAATCATATATACAATTGGAAAGGGGTCTTGATTAATTGTGGTAAAATCAATCGCTTCGTTAGTATCTCCAACCGTATATGCTTTTCCAAAATCTTAAACTCAAACGAATGAAGTTAATGAAGGTTATTCTTCTTCGATTGAATCACTGATTCTCGACCTTTTTCTTGACTGCTCATCATCCACATTTATATTAGTATAAAATTTCAACAAATATTgtgaaatataattaaaattaattaaaagccaCAATTTTAGAGTAATAAAACTTGTAAATAGATCATTGAATCAAGTTTTAATTTTGATTATGATACTCAAatatttaacttatatatattatatctatATTGTTTTTAATCTTGTAAATTGAATATTTTTTATGTGCGATTCAAAATAAGTATGGAAATGTGGATGATGAGCGGCCAAGAAAAAGATAGAGAATCAGTAATTTAATCAAAGAAGACTAAGCTTCATCAACCACATTTGTCTCGGTTGAAGATTTTGGAAAAGCATATACGGCTGGACATACTAGCTAGGTGATTGATTTTACCATATATGGCTAGAGATATTATGAGGTGATTGACGTAAAACTTTAAcattttaatcaatatttttcgttaaaaaaaatgcaatttaactttttttttaaaggttGATGGTCAAATTTAGTTCAAAAATGAATAATGGccaaattaacaaaaaataaataaatattaaggactaaatttaattccaattttttttatcattgatgtaagaaaaacaaaatcaatttaaaacaaatattttatacAAGATTTGGCTCTACAACTTGAGAATTACGACAATTTTATGAGTAGAAGTTGAAGGTTGCCTAGAAATATATAATCTATAATTTAGTTTTGGttattatattcaatttagtccttaaaattgaATGAAGCgtcatcttttcttatttttctacATTTATATTtgagaataacaataataatttaatttactattttgggtggtttgaattaaatttaaataattaaattttattaataaaaatatttttaaatttttattaatattttgaacTGTAAAACAACTTTTTGTGCTGGATCGAGCCAATTTGAAACAAGTTTGAACTTGAAAATTCTTTGAAATCTTTCTAGTcattgatttattattttatatatcagAGTTTTGAAAAGAACAATGAACTTGAAAATAAATATaggataaaatataaaaatagtcgTCCAACTATGCCTTTAGTTCTATTTTgatcatttaattattaattttttcaatttaattacttaacttttgaaataaaatattttagaacTAAATCGAAAAAAATAATAGTTAGATGACTATTTTGTAGTTTACCCataaatataacataaattattaaatagagtTAATATTTGATACGTTACTAGTGAAAAAATTAATTTCACAAGCAAGATTCAAATACTATCGCATgtcttttataaaaaaaaatcttaattttatatttttattaaacctTGAAAGGTATATGTCGTGTATTTAACTTTACTTGTGAAGTTTTTAAACTCGAATtgattcaattcatataaatcaaACTCAAAATCAACTTTTGTTTTATATCAACACAACGCAatcgaatatacaaatatatcaaaatttatacaAATATACATCACTTTAAACACAAATATGAACTATCCCAAACCCTGAACATTGCAATATCGTTGCAAGGAACAGTCCCGAACCCTGAACATGAACTGTAAAATAAATATGGATGATTGCTTGTTGAAGAAGTTTTTATGGGTGTTTAGATTTTGACGATGATGCGGTGGTTTAGTGTTTGTATCAAGATAATAAAGGATAAATGCCATGATTGTTAAAAAGGATAACTCTGAACCTTGAACATGAACTATAAAACGAACATGGACTTGATGTAAAAAGAATCAATACTAGGCAACTAAACAATTACTTATTGAAGAAGCTTTATGGGTGTTTAGATTTTGATGAGGATGCAATGGTTTAGTTTGTATCAAGATAATAAACGATAAACACCATGACTGTTGAGAATGATAACCTCGAACCTGAAAATGAACCATAAAACTGACATGGACTCgattgtaaaaaaaaatcaatacttGGCAACCGAACAATTACTTGTTGAAGAAGCTTTATGGGTGTATAGATTTTGATGGTAATGCAATGGTTTAGTGTTTGTATCAAGATAATAAAGGATAAACACCATGATTACTGAAGAAACAAACATTGGGATTGGTCCAAAAAACCAAAGAATCAAATCAAGAGCAAAATAAAGTGATCGAAGCCCAAGTGACCAAAACTCGCCACCTCGAAGAACAGTTAATTTCACAGTTTCCATCGGTACTTCACAATTGGGTGTAGTTATCAAATAATTTGCATGAACAAAGTTCCTTGCCGATTGAACAAAGCAACAAAATGCAATGAAAAAACAAGTTAAAATGCAAATATATTTGATTGACATCGTGGATTGCCTTGTATCTCCATAGATTAAATTGCTTACGAAGAAATTATTTGATGAATTCCCGAGCCAAGCACCGATTAGAGAGCTTAGTGTTAAACAAACTGAGCATAAAAAAGTTGCAGCTGAGGTGTTCGACGCAATGACTGTTAGAGCATTGCTAATAGCTTCTTTATCAGCCTACAAAAATGAAGAAGGCAATAATCAAACACATGGTGaacaacaaaaaaagaaaaagataaatttattttttggtcattaaattattaataagtttacgttttgattattgaattatttgaaaaattttatttaagttattggaATGTTAGTATCGCTGTTGCATGGCTTTTTTTATTCGTACCATATGCACCAATCAAaagctttcatttttttttctattttacagtttaatttttttcataaaacaacTTTGATAGTCACGAATTTGTGAATGAAAATTCAAATAGTTTTATTTTTCAATCTTTGACACTGAACGTTAGTTTGACTTGAATCTAAGGTATGTTATTTTACTCGTCGATAGGTATTGAACTACCGTATCAATTGTCGAATCCTCATTCGGAGCTTTGCTAGCCAGACTttttttaaaactaaatttaacaatctaatgacttaaataaaaacttttgaatactttagtaaccattttataactttttaaagtaGAATGATCAAAACGTAAACTAACTAAAATAAAAGATGGGTTGATCGAGTTCAAAAAAGAGGTAATCATTACCTGCAATACTCGTTCGACCCAAGCTTCTTTATCGGTGTTTTCAAAACCGATCACCGTTGTGTGAGGACGATGTATGTATCTATATAAAAGGAATAGATGGTAAGCAAACATGATGAGCAAACCGGCAGGGACTAAAATCAAATCAAGATTCTCCTTTTTGAAAGACATTTGGGTTTATTTTTCTATTACAATTTTGGGTTGAATTCAGTTTTCAAAAATGATTGAAATGATTATATGTAGGAATTGATGGATTGttataacttgggaatttttggATTGTAACTTGTTGTAGAAGGGACATATTCACAATCAATGCCTTGTAACTTGCCAACTTTCTTTCCTAACTATTCTGCCAACTTGTATTATTGTTTAGGGAcaaatatcaaatttatacatgaattttggtttaatgtacaatttgatacatgaattttgattttgtgcaTTTTATGTACATAAAACTTGAATTGTGATTCGATTTTGTGCATTTTATGTACATAAAACTTGAATTGTGATTCATATG harbors:
- the LOC108482975 gene encoding homeobox-DDT domain protein RLT1-like isoform X4, which gives rise to MEAGSEGENNQINNPNKNVSSSNEGNVKPKRQMKTPFQLEALEKAYALETYPSEATRAELSEKLGLTDRQLQMWFCHRRLKEKKDTPTKKPRKVAALPPESPIDELRAGPGPDYGSGSGSGSSPNMDTRKLGGSSSRGMTEDVQTVRRYYESQQSIMELRAIACVEAQLGEPLRDDGPMLGMEFDPLPPDAFGAIPEPHNRPGHPYESKVYERNDGRSSKVAARAFHEYQFLPEHSSLRSDAYGLVTQSHFHESPVSGVRGRASPFVHGEEPLSRIHGIQERNSFTNGRNAPSICHPVLGSEDSYMLSAEQSLNNDADPRIDRKRKVSSLSDETRIAKEVEAHENRIRKELEKLDHKRRKSEERMRKEMERLERERRKEEERLMREKQREEERTQREQKREMERRQKFLQKEYLRAEKKRQKEELRREREEERRRVAREKATARKIAKESMDLLEDEQLELMELAAARKGIYSIIHLEHDTLQNLESFRDSLSVFPPKSVQLKGPFDIQPWIDSEENVGNLLMAWRFLITFADILRLWPFTLDEFVQAFHDYDSRLLGEIHVAILRSIIKDIEDVARTPATGLGMNQYCSANPEGGHLQIVEGAYSWGFDIRNWQHHLNPLTWPEIFRQLAISAGFGPQLKKQNATWTYTGDNDEGKGCADVVSTLRNGSAAENAFALMREKGLLLPRRSRHRLTPGTVKFAAFHVLSLEGSKGLTVLELADKIQKSGLRDLTTSKTPEASISVALTRDGKLFERIAPSTYCVRPAYRKDPADAEAILATARRKIRQFENGFLGGEDADEVERDEVERDDVERDEDSECDVDEDPEVDDIATPSNVNKDADYPKNEVNTCLGSKNFHASADDELDVPAEFDKDFPPFPSNTVKVDNDPSNTGQYVASEENGTGNPDQQNIEIDESESGESWIQGLSEGEYSHLSVEERLNALVALIGIANEGNSIRAVLEDRLEAANALKKQMWAEAQLDKSRLKEECIIKMDFPPVMGIKTEAQLPNSAVEGSRSPFPVADNKNDEASPSIPEDQKPLLCSQNVQNDLNSYPAERALVLQDASMGPENFCAQQHGYASKRSRSQLKSYIAHRAEEMYVYRSLPLGQDRRRNRYWQFVASASKNDPCSGQIFVELHDRKWRLIDSEEAFDALLASLDARGIRESHLRIMLRKIESSFKENVRRNLHSARAMGRSGNSSENEASEIDSGPDFSGSFDSPRNGICGLNSDASETLPCFKIQLGRNENERKSAMKRYQDFQRWMWNECYNSSTLCAMKYEKKRCTQLLAVCDTCLGSHMPEDVHCSYCHQTFRAFNNNFNFYDHEIRCKENRKLDNKDKHTLDSSLPMGINLLKSFCALVEVSIPPEALDSMWVEGQRKMWGRKLNASSSADELLKLLTQLESAIKRDYLSSNFETTKELLGSSLQSENDSSTVSVLPWIPQTTPAVALRLLELDSSIMYVKPEKVEPPENREARASYIKLPSRTSLFIKNKELGLKELDQDEPMKENFTDLSNSKRSSYKRGRGAREQGSGRKWQRKGSGSKSDAGKQSVRENNNLSFQLKQQSQRTGQSSGHGRRTVRKRAESRAANSTTMARMSNVVKPKADAISVRDLDEEWRAERFGMMATVNPPDSNSTEEESDDDGQGEGYGQGNWELDLNGASNGWSREPMEASYEEDDAYEDDNGIEQVVEEESDGDLEMSDASDDVPNETRNDDVLDSADSEDYSD